In the genome of Daucus carota subsp. sativus chromosome 9, DH1 v3.0, whole genome shotgun sequence, the window gtgTTTAAAAGTTAATTCAAGATTTCCAGGTGAAAATGTTGTTAAAATCCACCTAATCCTCCTAAGAAACCCTGAAGCAAACCAGCACCAGCACCCCCACCGCCACCACCAATCAATGACTGCAGCAGATCTGCAGTACCTGCACCACCAGTACCCCCCATTAAACTCTGCAGATCAACACCAGCACCACCACCCATCAACGCCTGCAGATCGACCCCTCCGCCACCACCCATAAGTGCCTGCAATGGACTCCCAGCTCCACCACCAGCCCCCATCAGTCCCTGCAACTGGCTCGTACCGCCGGTACTCCCACCACCCATCAGCCCCTGAAGAATCCTGTTATAAGAAGTCACATCATTACTTGTTTGCTGGAAAACCTGGTTCATCAACTGATTCTGCTGTCGACTTGTTCCCGCAGCAATAGCCGCCAAACTCGCATTATAACTGTCATTATAGCTCTTAAGCAACATCTCAGCAGCCGAAGGCACCGGGGCTAAATTCTGAGCTGGAACACTAGTCGCGCAGATTAAATGAGCATCAAACTCACAGCAATCACACCGATAAAGCCACTGCTTGGCGCCTGCCTTGCTGCACACGTCACAAGAAAAGACTTGGTTAGGGTAAGGAGGCGAGAACGTGAGTTTGAGCTGGTGGGAATGAGATTGGTGAGTAGTTTTATCGCGCAGACGTGAACATGTTTGGTGAAGATAGTAGTTGCATGTAAGGCAGGCGTACATGATTTCGGAAGATTTGAGGTTGCATGCTGAGCATGAAGGTAGGTTTAGGGATTGCTGGGGCAGGAACTTGAAAAGTTGGAGTTGGTGTAGGTGGCTGAAATGGTTTAGTATTGGTGCTGATTCTGAGAGGATTTCAGAGTTGCTCACCCTTCCCATGTCTCAACAGTTGTCTATCTAGCTATCAATTACTTTGTGTGTTCAGTTTGCTTGCTCGAGAGGAGTTTATTATGTAGAGCAAACCATTGACTTGCTAAATTAAGTACTTAATTTTAGTCTTAAAACAACTTGATGTAATATGTTGACTCGCTGAGCTAGAAGATAGCGATTTATTCCATCATTGCGCGCGGTCATTAATCAAAGATGCCGAAGAAGCTAAATCTAGAGCTGTTCGCGAATCGAGCTGTTCGCGAataagctcgagctcggctcgataaaagttcggctcggttcgttaagaactcgaactcgagctcgaacatataaatgtgttcgttaagaaaatgagctcgagccgagcttttagtgtgttcggctcgagctcggctcgttaaaactcgaaaaaatacaatttttttatgataatttcgtaatatatatgtgttattGAACgtcaaattcaacatataatatataattcggctcggttcggttcgtgaacagccctagcTAAATCAATATTCGTTacaaatgtatttttttaaatatttttctacaaTATCAGTGTAAGATGGAAGAATAATAATTACTAACCAGATCCCTCGGTTAAGAACAGTATTTGAGAAAAGAATAATTTaggtttattttaattattatggcAATTTGACTTTTTCAAAGGAATTTTGTTCATTTGTTATATAGTTTGCGTGCTTttggaaaaataaataataataatgataacaaCAGTTAACCAATGACGTCCACCTAATGCTATTTGATTccaaaatatcaataatttaaGGAAAAATTCATCTAATTTAAAACTTTAATTCCAATCCTTACTTGTAAATTAGCAAAATTTTCCAAAAATCATGCGTTattttccaaaatttttgaGATATAATATAACACCAATATCATGCgttattttccaaaaattttgagatattttttgTACGCTCAAATTAGCATTAATGCCATTGAATATTAACCTCTGAAGAAACTTCCAAGAAACAAATTAAGCGtgttaaatttttgatttgtcAACTGTGTTATGCAGTTCATCAATCATAAGTGAGCCCGGGAATGCCTATTCAACGTCTTAAACTGTGCCTTGATATCTATTGGAAGTTGACATTATACAATCAGTTTCACAATTTAAATTAACATATAATAATTGCAAAACGAATAATCTCCAAATCAGGAATAAAAAGTTGACATTTTGAATAATTAGAATTAGAAAGATACCTGCACACAGTAGATATGTATATTATCATACATAGAAAAGACAAGTCAATGTATTGGTTTAGCAAACTAAAGTCTGTGGAATTGTGGTTTTGTCAGGCAGTGAACAAAGCAACAACTTGGTGTAAAGATGGAGCGAGGAAAATACGCAATACATGTTTTGGCTTCGGTTGTGTCGATATATGTTGAAAGTCAAAGTAAACTCTAACCGataatagtactccctctgtcccatttaattgtatactccctccgtctcattttaattgacacttattcctttttgggacgtcccaaaaagaatgaacctattaaacttactatttttgaacactacttttcactactccctctgtttttttatatgacgctttgacttttggcacacacttttaagtgctttgaccgggtagttaaaaatattattttttaaaatttctttttctgaataataatatatgatcaaaacttttattcagaaaaagaaaatcttaaaaataatatttttaactacccggtcaaagcacttaaaagtgtgtgccaaaagtcaaagcgtcatataaaaaaaacagagggagtattacacctactactttcttccactatctctattctataataatataaacactattacacccactactttcctccactatctcaaatctattattaaaattttgataggtcccaccactttaccaacttttcaacctttttactacctttttcttaatctccgtgaaagtcaaagcagttcaatcttttcgggacggagggagtacgtttctttttcaactgttcgacacgcatttcaatgctcttaaaaaatatagtttcgtaacttatttttgagattttctttttctgaataaaaatataacatccaaactttaattcagaaaaagaaaattttaaaaataaattacacaactacactttacaggagcattaaaatccgtgccgcgtccccgtcccccaatgtatacaattcagggggacggagggagtacattcaTAAGATAGATTTGTGGAGACAATAATGCGTGTACGCTGTATATGGAATATGGATCATGCGTGAACTATCCATGTATATGATATGTACGTACAACTGTACaagtatatgatatatatatgcatatgatATATTTGTATCGGAAAAATATATTTCAGCCCATCTTAAGCTTATTTGGAGGTAGAAATACTAGTATATGATATATGGATACATTTGTATACAACTCCATTTCTTTTGTCAACTATAGTACGTGATATTTCAATCGACATCATTTGAAGACGGAAGCATACTTTGCACGAGTATTAAATTACATGGCTCGTTCTCATCCccgatatatataattcacgAGGAGGGAAGGAGTATATaagaactactccctccgtctctaaatacttttccggtttgtacttttcacgtttgccaatacacacttttgatcgttaatatctttcatttcgtagtagcattaaatataaaaacttcactgtattaaagtacttgtgaatacgaatctaacaagatcactcatgactatatttagttttatagattagatgtaaattagtaatttgtctcatgttatgaacagtaccgatatcacaaacaagaaaagaaaaaagaaacggagggagtaatacacTTATCATGTCTCGAATTCAATAATACAATATAGACATGTACAAAACCCAAACATCACAAAATTTAAGGTGAAATgcctaaaataacaaaattaggaAGAAATGGGCTCAAAATATCACTTAGTAACGCTGGATAATCCGGCGTTTTGATTTTCAGAAGAAAACGTTGGATCATGTTGCATTTTATGCTGAAAAACCCTTAAAAACGCAACACGATCCAGTGAAGAAAACACAACACGATCCAGTGTTTTAGTGGGTAAGACGATAAATGAAATAGCGTTTAGGTATACAAAACACTAGATCATGTcgcattaaaaagaaaaaagataataGACGCTAGACGATTTAgtgttttaattagaaaattataggaGTAGGTTGGAATCATCTTCTGCAAGACTGAGATTTGGAGCCATCTTCTAACAAAATGTGATACTCAAGATCCCAACGATCTTTCTTTATATAGTTTGTGACTTTGCGCATTATAAATCCACAGCTAAACAGTTTGACATTTGAAGTATTCAAACCAATGAACAAGGATCTAGCTAGCTAGTGGATATCAAATTTTAGTCAACTATAAGTTTAGTCTAGTTTACTCGAAACAATACTTGTCATTagacatctatatatatagcAAAATTCTCATTGCAAAAAAGTTGTCTCCAATTGAAATTTCCTAACTCTTATACCCTTTGACAGAATAACAATGGAGAAGAAGCACTTCAGCCACATCCACATTCTTGGCCACCAGCAAATAATTCCTCAAGGCCATGAAATCGAATGCTCTGGCTGTAAACTCCAGGCCTCTGGCTTGGTCCACGGCTGCTGGGACTGCAACTTCTTCCTTCATGACCAATGTTTCACCGCGAGCCGCGCTATGATTCATCCTTCCCATCCATCACACCCTTTAACCTTAGCCCCTTTTCCAACTTATCCTTCTAATACATTTTACTGCAATTCTTGCAATCTAGTTGGGACAGGCTTTGCATATAGTTGCTCACTCTGTGAGTTCGATATCCATGTCCATTGCGCTTACATGTCTAATACAACACCTCAATCTTCTTACCAAAATAATGTTCACCAAACTTATGTGCCTAATAATTCTGGATCAATTCCTGCTTACCCTCCTCAAACATATAATCCTCAGAATCCTTACACGAACCAGAACGCGACTCCTTATCCAAATATGCCTGGTAGTCACAATCACAATAGTCCTCCAACCCAATCTGCTTCACATAGTCACGATACGATGCCAAATGCCAATCCTCAATCAGGCGCTGCTGGAGAGACCAGGCATTTTACTCATGGCCATCCCCTGTGCCTGTCTGAAATTCGGGAGAAGCAGATGAAAGTCTGCTCAGGTTGCGACGAAAACAATTCTGGTTCAGCCTATGTCTGCAAGGACAATCAATGTGACTTCAATctccacaagtcttgctttgaTTTGCCCGAGGAGATCCGACACAATTCACATCCAAACCATCCACTCAGACTCATAATAATCCCTGATCAGACCAATGGTTTCACCTGCGACGGCTGTCACAAAAACGGTTTCTCGTTTACTTATAGTTGCAGGGCTTGTGATTTCACCCTGCACACCGATTGTGCTTCGCTTCCAAAGACCGTGAAGCGGAAAGATCACGAACATCCTCTGACTCTCTACTACGAAATGAAGAGCGAATTCAGGTGTGATGTTTGTCAGGAATCAGCTAGTGAAGGCTGCTGGCGTTATCGTTGCAGAAAATGTGATTTTGATACACATACCTACTGTGTGAAATCCAGTGCCAAGCCATACAATGCTGAGTTAGATTATTACAATGAATCTGAGAAAGTGATGGCAGCACTGGTGGCAGCGAAAATTCAACATGATACAAACGCATTTATCCTCAATAATTTGATTTAGTGAATTTCGTTAaaagtttgtttgtttgtttttcggTGCAAGTTACTTTGAATTTCAACAAGTTTCAATTTGAAACCATTCTGTATTTGTTTAAGTCAATAATCACTTTCTTGCTTTTTTAACTCATCGGTAATCTATGTTCTGTATAGCTTGCCGAACTAATTAGATCTccgattattcaattaatcCTCGATCAgttcaattaatctccgattaattttcgttccgtgacttcaccgatgAAATCTGATCCCTTGTTTTTTACTGTAAATTTGATGGTGTATTGTAAAGGACACCACGTTTCCAAATCATTCTAATTTGGGAAGCACATGGATGAATAGAAGCTTCACAAATCACAACGGAAGTAAAGTATGAAATGTTATATATTAAGAAGATCCATAAAAAGTTATATAGTTCGCATCACTCACCAAAAAGTTAAACAAGgactctaaattaataaaattaataatatatgttttgagTTGAAGATCCAGATAAATATTGTGAAAATATCGATTTGTTTTACTTATACTCTTGAAGCAGAGTGATTGAAACAGAGACCCACAACATGCATCATGAGAGCTTTCAAAATCGTTATTCTTATGTAggtgagagcatctccaacattgttagctataatcgttggctaaatgggacctgtaagatattatgtagaatttgctgaacctgtaagacatcttcaatggtattggctatattagtTGGCTGTAAttcaaaaatagtatgttattaatattttagattgctaaaatagaatatatcagttcaatatggtaataaatgatgtgtaatcttcctacagatttcttacaagcctgtagaggttcgacaaatttagtcatccagaggaggttgactaaatttatagacaacagctgagcatggttggagttgagtttttcgagctgttggttaaatttttttattttaagtatgccaactaaccttttagccaagggcttttaatggttggagatgctcttagagcatctccatcTCCAAcagcgttggctataatcgttggctaaattggacatgtaagacattatgtaaaatttactgaACCTACAAgatattttgcttcaatggtattggctatattggttggttataatttaaaaatagtatattattaatatttcaaattgttaaaattgaatatatcaaTTCAACCTCCTTCCAATCCAAAATCGATTAGAAGGTGGGCTTTTTCTACATATGCGGCGGCGGGTTACCAGAACCAGAGAAGAGAGGACAACTTCTTTCTCCTTTGCCTTGCTCAATCTTCCTTTGTTTTTTGCCGCTTTGGGTTGTGGGGCTTACTTCCTAGCCAGGCCGAATCGGGCCACCGCTTGGGATGGGAATGGCCCCCGGTTATCTTTTGTTTTGAATGAAAGtattacagacctgtagaggttcgacaaatttagccatcaataggaggttggctaaaattatagacaacagctgagtgTGATTGGAGTATGAGTTTTTAGAgagttggctaaattttttatttttagtatgccaactcacattttagctaaAAGTTTTTGatggttgaagatgctcttatgcAGTAAACTTGATTCATTTGCCTTCTCAGCTGGTGCGTGGCTGGACGAAAATGGCGGGGTGGGTGATAGAGGAGGTTTGGCCAGACTTAAAAGTCCGGTTTCTGATTTTATTATACTTGTTAGTAGCGTTTGCGTAAAAAATCGAgaatacttataaaaagttgagaataCTAGCTTTTATTTCATGACTTatacttctttttcaaacactttaattatttataagtctTGACTTGCATCTAATTTGTACTTCTTAAATATAGATTTGAAGGTCCAATACATTTTCGCAGGTCCAACAAATGGGTCATCTGCTGTGAAATGGAGTTTGAAGCCTTCATGATAACATGCAAGTTCCTAAGCTATAAAGACTCAAAGGACCATGGATTTTAACATATATGACGTACCTCACTGAAGGGAGTGGAATTTGGAACCTGACTGTTTAGagtaaaaatcattaatatatatatatatatattataaataaaattatgaaaatcatattaaaaaattcaatcGTAATAATACATCTTTCCTGTCTATAAATATAGTCAATCTCctcatattaattaatttaaaagaggGAGAGAAGTGCGTGGAACTAGTATAAGTGATTAGTAAACCTAAGCCATTTCCGATGATTATGTCATCAGGTCCATCGAAGCGAAAGGTCACTCAGCTTTGGATGTGATGTGATGAGAAACTCCAGAGCGATGATCCAATTTCCTAAATGAAATGGAGCACTGAAATGATGAGCAGTTGGTCATTGAGGATGAAAGTTAGGAAATAACTATAAAGCACTTTTGATTGTGTGTACACGTTTGTCATGATATTGACAAATATTTTGAGAGGTTGGTGCCTGAAATTTAACATTTTTGGAGACTGGGAGTGTTAATATGCAAGTACCATTTGGAGAAAAATGTGATCGAGATGaacgagaaacagaaaattgtTTAGCTACATGAGCTGTTGGTAGAACAAGTTTGGTGGGTTAAGATTCATTATGTAGAAGAAATGTTTCATGATCTATGattttaattatcatataatacttCAATAAGAATTACAGTATCACGGTTGCGTAGAGTAGTAACAAGTTCTTTGTAAGTAGGACTAAGTCCATAAGTGCAATATACCATGAGATCAATATACCACGAGATCAGAGTCACTTGGAGGGGAGTCCAAAGTAGTGAGTTCATCGGCaaatctttttattaaaataagaaaGTTTGTGACTAAAGAACAACCTCTGGTGATCATGGACAATTTGTCCTTCAAATGAATGATATGTTGATTGGTTCTTTTAGCATAAAGATGAGATAACTGATCCCACACATCACAACATGTGTTGGCTGAGCAGATGAGAGGAATTACCGTGACAAATGTAAGAATAGCAGGAAGAATCAATTGATCTTCACATTTCCAAAACACAAATTCCGGATTAGTAACATTATTTTCTCTAAGAGTTGGTGATGGAGACACACAATTGCCATGAAGATAACCAAGAAGATAAAGACCATAAAATAATGCTCAAAATTGAGCTTGCCAACTGAATAATTGGTCGAGGAAAGTTTAAGAGTACTAATACAGGAGTTGTTGAGGTAGAGGATAATGACATGCTATTAGGAATGATAGAATGAACCGCATGAGAGGAAGTTGTAGAAATCatgattaaagaaaaaaaatgaaagagaaTGGATAGGAATAAAAATTCTCGTTGGAGATTTTCGGGTTCGAATACCATAAAAGATTAGAGGTTAAATGGTTTCTCATTAAtgttaacaaatatatatacacattgaGTACAACAAAAACTAAACTAATAATTATCACAATTCCTACATACTAGGATATCATAAACTAATCAATATCTTCTCAAGCAACTAGTTCTTGTTAAATAGGATGTAAACTATTAATATTATCATAACAAATT includes:
- the LOC108202126 gene encoding uncharacterized protein LOC108202126; protein product: MGRVSNSEILSESAPILNHFSHLHQLQLFKFLPQQSLNLPSCSACNLKSSEIMYACLTCNYYLHQTCSRLRDKTTHQSHSHQLKLTFSPPYPNQVFSCDVCSKAGAKQWLYRCDCCEFDAHLICATSVPAQNLAPVPSAAEMLLKSYNDSYNASLAAIAAGTSRQQNQLMNQVFQQTSNDVTSYNRILQGLMGGGSTGGTSQLQGLMGAGGGAGSPLQALMGGGGGVDLQALMGGGAGVDLQSLMGGTGGAGTADLLQSLIGGGGGGAGAGLLQGFLGGLGGF
- the LOC108201993 gene encoding uncharacterized protein LOC108201993, whose translation is MEKKHFSHIHILGHQQIIPQGHEIECSGCKLQASGLVHGCWDCNFFLHDQCFTASRAMIHPSHPSHPLTLAPFPTYPSNTFYCNSCNLVGTGFAYSCSLCEFDIHVHCAYMSNTTPQSSYQNNVHQTYVPNNSGSIPAYPPQTYNPQNPYTNQNATPYPNMPGSHNHNSPPTQSASHSHDTMPNANPQSGAAGETRHFTHGHPLCLSEIREKQMKVCSGCDENNSGSAYVCKDNQCDFNLHKSCFDLPEEIRHNSHPNHPLRLIIIPDQTNGFTCDGCHKNGFSFTYSCRACDFTLHTDCASLPKTVKRKDHEHPLTLYYEMKSEFRCDVCQESASEGCWRYRCRKCDFDTHTYCVKSSAKPYNAELDYYNESEKVMAALVAAKIQHDTNAFILNNLI